One segment of Carya illinoinensis cultivar Pawnee chromosome 1, C.illinoinensisPawnee_v1, whole genome shotgun sequence DNA contains the following:
- the LOC122301386 gene encoding glutathione S-transferase T2-like, with the protein MLWKRIHKYFEENKKFDRLRNYTSLMNRWSTIQQATNKFCGYLAQVEGMHPSGFNEQDKIGKAKVMFLELEKKSFNFDHCWRVLRFHPKWVEHMDMVKPKKKPSSHDSTPNSINLGEDEDFHVASSNLERPIGRKAEKEKRKRKEMTNSDSLVVLNEMAEIRKSKLVLMQEARDHDNKMLCLRQEEVSLKQDELRIQKEKVLLQQVKTRLEEKKEDERIMTLNTSAMPPMLQQYYLQRQMEILASRAGKN; encoded by the exons ATGCTATGGAAAAGAATTCATAAGTATTTTGAGgaaaacaagaaatttgacCGTTTACGCAACTACACATCTCTAATGAATCGGTGGTCGACGATTCAACAAGctacaaataagttttgtggtTACTTGGCTCAAGTCGAAGGAATGCATCCAAGTGGGTTTAACGAGCAAGACAAG ATTGGGAAGGCAAAGGTAATGTTCTTGGAGTTAGAGAAGAAGTCTTTTAACTTTGATCATTGTTGGCGGGTGTTAAGATTCCATCCAAAGTGGGTGGAACATATGGACATGGTGAAGCCGAAGAAGAAACCAAGTTCACATGATTCGACACCAAATTCAATAAATCTAGGCGAAGATGAGGATTTTCATGTTGCATCTTCAAATTTGGAACGACCAATAGGTCGTAAAGCAGAAAAAGAGaaacgaaagagaaaagaaatgacaaaCTCTGACTCTCTTGTGGTACTAAATGAGATGGCGGAAATTAGAAAGAGTAAACTTGTGCTAATGCAAGAAGCACGTGATCATGACAATAAAATGTTGTGTCTTAGGCAAGAGGAAGTGAGTCTTAAGCAAGACGAATTACGTATTCAAAAAGAGAAGGTGCTACTTCAACAAGTGAAAACACgtcttgaagaaaagaaagaagatgaaagaaTTATGACATTAAATACAAGTGCTATGCCTCCAATGCTACAACAATATTATCTTCAACGACAAATGGAAATACTTGCAAGTCGTGCTGGGAAAAACTAg
- the LOC122301391 gene encoding uncharacterized protein LOC122301391, translated as MTLIDSDSDEEFEIARQLVLEGEGSSSRGSSKNTRRFIRRDRLQAHQNLFRDYFADPPIYPHKYFRRRFRMSCPLFLRIQAAVEAHEPYFVQRRDSSGRLGFSSLQKITVALRMLAYGVATDFMDEYLKIGETTALRSLKMFVKAVVSIFSEEYLRKPNNDDIVRLLAVGEKRGFPGMLGSIDCMHWKWKNCPTAWHGMYSGHIHEPTIILEAVASYDLWIWHAFFGLPGSHNDINVLDRSFIFSDLAQGRTPTVNYTINGHNYAMRYYLADEIYPQWATFVKTISAPQGNKKKYFAAAQESARKDVERAFGVLQARFAIIRGPARFFHIETFNEIMMACIILHNMIIEDERADNGEEEFEYDQLPETYNDPVSTGPTPEFSEFIKRHHALRDRRIHSQLQTDLVEHLWQQYSAA; from the coding sequence ATGACACTTATTGATTCAGATTCTGACGAAGAATTTGAGATAGCGAGGCAACTTGTTTTGGAAGGAGAAGGATCAAGCTCACGTGGTTCTTCTAAAAATACACGTAGATTCATAAGGCGCGATCGATTGCAAGCCCACCAAAATCTATTTCGCGACTATTTTGCTGATCCTCCAATCTATCCTCACAAATATTTTCGAAGGAGGTTCCGGATGAGTTGTCCTCTATTTCTTCGTATCCAAGCTGCAGTAGAAGCCCATGAACCTTATTTTGTCCAAAGACGAGATAGTTCTGGAAGGCTTGGTTTTTCTTCCCTTCAAAAAATAACAGTTGCTCTAAGGATGCTTGCATATGGTGTCGCGactgattttatggatgaatatttGAAGATTGGAGAGACTACTGCATTAAGAAGCCTAAAGATGTTTGTCAAAGctgttgtttcaattttttctgaAGAGTACTTAAGaaaacccaacaatgatgacatTGTTAGATTACTAGCAGTTGGTGAGAAACGTGGATTTCCAGGTATGTTAGGGAGCATCGATTGtatgcattggaagtggaagAACTGCCCAACTGCTTGGCATGGTATGTATTCTGGTCATATCCATGAACCaacaattattttagaagcagtggCTTCTTATGATCTATGGATTTGGCATGCCTTTTTTGGGTTGCCGGGGTCTCATAATGATATAAATGTTCTTGATagatcatttatattttctgaCCTTGCTCAAGGGCGTACTCCGACTGTTAATTACACTATTAATGGTCATAACTATGCAATGAGGTACTATCTTGCTGATGAAATTTATCCGCAATGGGCAACATTTGTTAAAACTATCTCAGCTCCAcaaggaaacaagaaaaaatattttgctgCAGCCCAAGAGTCTGCACGGAAGGATGTGGAGCGTGCTTTTGGTGTGCTTCAAGCACGATTTGCTATAATTCGTGGACCTGCACGGTTTTTCCACATTGAAACATTCAATGAAATTATGATGGCatgcataattttacataatatgatcattgaagatgaaCGGGCTgacaatggagaagaagagtTCGAATATGATCAGTTGCCAGAAACATATAATGATCCAGTGTCAACCGGCCCTACACCTGAATTTAGCGAATTCATTAAACGTCATCATGCTCTTAGGGATAGAAGAATCCATTCTCAACTCCAAACAGATCTCGTCGAGCACTTATGGCAACAATATAGTGCCGCATAA
- the LOC122292891 gene encoding uncharacterized aarF domain-containing protein kinase At5g05200, chloroplastic isoform X3 has product MAVSAVRCGRLPITPFFHHHRHPLLLSSGKDYSLRRRRLNNRGSKRLIFSARYSQAQDPFSSRRLQDTLETLPKLVEDIVQTSINTGPRGALRLAQGIQAFLGVGSEWLADVSKSTNSSVGLPTQLQLGLLSPLYLRRLFERMGATYIKLGQFIASAPTLFPPEYVQEFQNCFDRAPAVPFEHIQKILREELGRPIDSVYEYVDSTPIASASIAQVHGARLRGSHEDVVIKVLKPGIEDVLVADLNFVYVVARILEFLNPEFSRTSLQVGIVKDIRESMLEEVDFYKEAANIESFRRYLEAMGLTQQATAPKVYQYCSTQRVLTMQRLYGVPLTDLDSITSLVSNPESSLITALNVWFGSLLACESFHADVHAGNLWLLRDGRIGFLDFGIVGRISPKTWAAMEVFLASIATEEYESMASALIEMGATNKDIDAEAFARDLEKIFLSIQVRVSESYGLRFPREFALLMKQLLYFDRYTRLLAPSLNMLQDQRISIVSNRRSKYGDGVN; this is encoded by the exons ATGGCGGTTTCAGCCGTGAGATGCGGTCGCTTACCGATAACTCCATTCTTCCACCATCATCGTCATCCCCTGTTGTTATCATCGGGTAAAGACTATTCTTTAAGGCGAAGAAGGCTGAACAATCGTGGCTCAAAACGTTTAATTTTTTCTGCCCGTTATTCTCAAGCCCAGGATCCTTTCTCCTCTCGCCGCCTCCAAG ATACTTTAGAGACCTTGCCTAAATTGGTGGAGGATATTGTCCAGACATCGATTAACACTGGTCCTCGCGGTGCCCTTAGACTGGCCCAAGGTATCCAAGCTTTTCTTGGTGTGGGTAGCGAGTGGCTTGCTGATGTTTCAAAG TCCACAAATTCATCTGTTGGATTACCAACTCAATTGCAGCTTGGACTTCTTTCCCCACTTTATTTGAGGAGATTGTTTGAACGCATGGGAGCAACCTATATCAAACTAGGTCAG TTCATTGCATCTGCACCCACACTGTTCCCACCAGAATATGTCCAAGAATTTCAGAACTGCTTTGATAGAGCTCCTGCAGTTCCTTTCGAACACATCCAAAAGATTTTGCGTGAGGAATTGGGGAGACCCATAGATAGTGTCTATGAATATGTTGACTCAACTCCAATTGCTTCAGCCTCAATAGCAcag GTTCATGGTGCAAGGCTCAGAGGCTCTCATGAGGATGTAGTTATAAAAGTCTTGAAACCTGGAATAGAGGATGTATTGGTGGCAGATCTTAATTTTGTTTATGTAGTTGCTCGGATATTGGAGTTTTtgaatcctgaattcagccgtACATCACTG CAGGTTGGTATTGTCAAAGACATAAGAGAGTCGATGCTTGAAGAAGTTGACTTTTACAAGGAGGCAGCAAAtattgagtcctttagaagataTTTAGAAGCTATGGGACTGACACAGCAGGCTACAGCTCCAAAAGTGTATCAGTACTGCAGCACCCAACGAGTTCTGACAATGCAGAGGCTCTATGGTGTTCCTCTTACTGACCTAGACTCTATAACCTCGCTTGTTTCTAACCCAGAGTCTAGTCTCATAACTGCCCTTAACGTATG gtttggtagtttgcTTGCCTGTGAATCCTTCCATGCAGATGTTCATGCAGGCAATTTGTGGTTGTTACGTGATGGCCGTATAGGGTTTCTTGATTTTG GAATTGTTGGGCGGATATCCCCGAAAACATGGGCTGCTATGGAAGTATTTTTGGCATCGATAGCAACAGAAGAGTATGAGTCAATGGCATCTGCCTTGATTGAAATGGGAGCTACAAACAAGGATATTGATGCTGAGGCCTTTGCGCGAGACTTGGAAAAGATATTTTTGTCAATACAG GTTAGGGTTAGCGAATCATATGGATTGAGATTTCCTCGTGAATTTGCACTTCTCATGAAGCAGCTTTTGTATTTTGACCGGTACACCCGTTTGTTGGCTCCCAGCTTGAACATGCTTCAGGACCAGAGGATCTCCATTGTTTCCAATCGAAGAAGCAAATATGGGGACGGTGTCAACTGA
- the LOC122292891 gene encoding uncharacterized aarF domain-containing protein kinase At5g05200, chloroplastic isoform X1 has product MAVSAVRCGRLPITPFFHHHRHPLLLSSGKDYSLRRRRLNNRGSKRLIFSARYSQAQDPFSSRRLQDTLETLPKLVEDIVQTSINTGPRGALRLAQGIQAFLGVGSEWLADVSKSTNSSVGLPTQLQLGLLSPLYLRRLFERMGATYIKLGQFIASAPTLFPPEYVQEFQNCFDRAPAVPFEHIQKILREELGRPIDSVYEYVDSTPIASASIAQVHGARLRGSHEDVVIKVLKPGIEDVLVADLNFVYVVARILEFLNPEFSRTSLQVGIVKDIRESMLEEVDFYKEAANIESFRRYLEAMGLTQQATAPKVYQYCSTQRVLTMQRLYGVPLTDLDSITSLVSNPESSLITALNVWFGSLLACESFHADVHAGNLWLLRDGRIGFLDFGIVGRISPKTWAAMEVFLASIATEEYESMASALIEMGATNKDIDAEAFARDLEKIFLSIQDLDTEIVVATARETTTKATAVSANLVVDERQMNALFLDVVRVSESYGLRFPREFALLMKQLLYFDRYTRLLAPSLNMLQDQRISIVSNRRSKYGDGVN; this is encoded by the exons ATGGCGGTTTCAGCCGTGAGATGCGGTCGCTTACCGATAACTCCATTCTTCCACCATCATCGTCATCCCCTGTTGTTATCATCGGGTAAAGACTATTCTTTAAGGCGAAGAAGGCTGAACAATCGTGGCTCAAAACGTTTAATTTTTTCTGCCCGTTATTCTCAAGCCCAGGATCCTTTCTCCTCTCGCCGCCTCCAAG ATACTTTAGAGACCTTGCCTAAATTGGTGGAGGATATTGTCCAGACATCGATTAACACTGGTCCTCGCGGTGCCCTTAGACTGGCCCAAGGTATCCAAGCTTTTCTTGGTGTGGGTAGCGAGTGGCTTGCTGATGTTTCAAAG TCCACAAATTCATCTGTTGGATTACCAACTCAATTGCAGCTTGGACTTCTTTCCCCACTTTATTTGAGGAGATTGTTTGAACGCATGGGAGCAACCTATATCAAACTAGGTCAG TTCATTGCATCTGCACCCACACTGTTCCCACCAGAATATGTCCAAGAATTTCAGAACTGCTTTGATAGAGCTCCTGCAGTTCCTTTCGAACACATCCAAAAGATTTTGCGTGAGGAATTGGGGAGACCCATAGATAGTGTCTATGAATATGTTGACTCAACTCCAATTGCTTCAGCCTCAATAGCAcag GTTCATGGTGCAAGGCTCAGAGGCTCTCATGAGGATGTAGTTATAAAAGTCTTGAAACCTGGAATAGAGGATGTATTGGTGGCAGATCTTAATTTTGTTTATGTAGTTGCTCGGATATTGGAGTTTTtgaatcctgaattcagccgtACATCACTG CAGGTTGGTATTGTCAAAGACATAAGAGAGTCGATGCTTGAAGAAGTTGACTTTTACAAGGAGGCAGCAAAtattgagtcctttagaagataTTTAGAAGCTATGGGACTGACACAGCAGGCTACAGCTCCAAAAGTGTATCAGTACTGCAGCACCCAACGAGTTCTGACAATGCAGAGGCTCTATGGTGTTCCTCTTACTGACCTAGACTCTATAACCTCGCTTGTTTCTAACCCAGAGTCTAGTCTCATAACTGCCCTTAACGTATG gtttggtagtttgcTTGCCTGTGAATCCTTCCATGCAGATGTTCATGCAGGCAATTTGTGGTTGTTACGTGATGGCCGTATAGGGTTTCTTGATTTTG GAATTGTTGGGCGGATATCCCCGAAAACATGGGCTGCTATGGAAGTATTTTTGGCATCGATAGCAACAGAAGAGTATGAGTCAATGGCATCTGCCTTGATTGAAATGGGAGCTACAAACAAGGATATTGATGCTGAGGCCTTTGCGCGAGACTTGGAAAAGATATTTTTGTCAATACAG GATTTGGATACAGAAATAGTTGTAGCAACAGCTAGGGAGACAACCACAAAGGCTACTGCTGTCTCTGCTAATCTAGTTGTTGATGAGAGGCAAATGAATGCACTCTTTCTTGACGTG GTTAGGGTTAGCGAATCATATGGATTGAGATTTCCTCGTGAATTTGCACTTCTCATGAAGCAGCTTTTGTATTTTGACCGGTACACCCGTTTGTTGGCTCCCAGCTTGAACATGCTTCAGGACCAGAGGATCTCCATTGTTTCCAATCGAAGAAGCAAATATGGGGACGGTGTCAACTGA
- the LOC122292891 gene encoding uncharacterized aarF domain-containing protein kinase At5g05200, chloroplastic isoform X2, with amino-acid sequence MAVSAVRCGRLPITPFFHHHRHPLLLSSGKDYSLRRRRLNNRGSKRLIFSARYSQAQDPFSSRRLQDTLETLPKLVEDIVQTSINTGPRGALRLAQGIQAFLGVGSEWLADVSKSTNSSVGLPTQLQLGLLSPLYLRRLFERMGATYIKLGQFIASAPTLFPPEYVQEFQNCFDRAPAVPFEHIQKILREELGRPIDSVYEYVDSTPIASASIAQVHGARLRGSHEDVVIKVLKPGIEDVLVADLNFVYVVARILEFLNPEFSRTSLVGIVKDIRESMLEEVDFYKEAANIESFRRYLEAMGLTQQATAPKVYQYCSTQRVLTMQRLYGVPLTDLDSITSLVSNPESSLITALNVWFGSLLACESFHADVHAGNLWLLRDGRIGFLDFGIVGRISPKTWAAMEVFLASIATEEYESMASALIEMGATNKDIDAEAFARDLEKIFLSIQDLDTEIVVATARETTTKATAVSANLVVDERQMNALFLDVVRVSESYGLRFPREFALLMKQLLYFDRYTRLLAPSLNMLQDQRISIVSNRRSKYGDGVN; translated from the exons ATGGCGGTTTCAGCCGTGAGATGCGGTCGCTTACCGATAACTCCATTCTTCCACCATCATCGTCATCCCCTGTTGTTATCATCGGGTAAAGACTATTCTTTAAGGCGAAGAAGGCTGAACAATCGTGGCTCAAAACGTTTAATTTTTTCTGCCCGTTATTCTCAAGCCCAGGATCCTTTCTCCTCTCGCCGCCTCCAAG ATACTTTAGAGACCTTGCCTAAATTGGTGGAGGATATTGTCCAGACATCGATTAACACTGGTCCTCGCGGTGCCCTTAGACTGGCCCAAGGTATCCAAGCTTTTCTTGGTGTGGGTAGCGAGTGGCTTGCTGATGTTTCAAAG TCCACAAATTCATCTGTTGGATTACCAACTCAATTGCAGCTTGGACTTCTTTCCCCACTTTATTTGAGGAGATTGTTTGAACGCATGGGAGCAACCTATATCAAACTAGGTCAG TTCATTGCATCTGCACCCACACTGTTCCCACCAGAATATGTCCAAGAATTTCAGAACTGCTTTGATAGAGCTCCTGCAGTTCCTTTCGAACACATCCAAAAGATTTTGCGTGAGGAATTGGGGAGACCCATAGATAGTGTCTATGAATATGTTGACTCAACTCCAATTGCTTCAGCCTCAATAGCAcag GTTCATGGTGCAAGGCTCAGAGGCTCTCATGAGGATGTAGTTATAAAAGTCTTGAAACCTGGAATAGAGGATGTATTGGTGGCAGATCTTAATTTTGTTTATGTAGTTGCTCGGATATTGGAGTTTTtgaatcctgaattcagccgtACATCACTG GTTGGTATTGTCAAAGACATAAGAGAGTCGATGCTTGAAGAAGTTGACTTTTACAAGGAGGCAGCAAAtattgagtcctttagaagataTTTAGAAGCTATGGGACTGACACAGCAGGCTACAGCTCCAAAAGTGTATCAGTACTGCAGCACCCAACGAGTTCTGACAATGCAGAGGCTCTATGGTGTTCCTCTTACTGACCTAGACTCTATAACCTCGCTTGTTTCTAACCCAGAGTCTAGTCTCATAACTGCCCTTAACGTATG gtttggtagtttgcTTGCCTGTGAATCCTTCCATGCAGATGTTCATGCAGGCAATTTGTGGTTGTTACGTGATGGCCGTATAGGGTTTCTTGATTTTG GAATTGTTGGGCGGATATCCCCGAAAACATGGGCTGCTATGGAAGTATTTTTGGCATCGATAGCAACAGAAGAGTATGAGTCAATGGCATCTGCCTTGATTGAAATGGGAGCTACAAACAAGGATATTGATGCTGAGGCCTTTGCGCGAGACTTGGAAAAGATATTTTTGTCAATACAG GATTTGGATACAGAAATAGTTGTAGCAACAGCTAGGGAGACAACCACAAAGGCTACTGCTGTCTCTGCTAATCTAGTTGTTGATGAGAGGCAAATGAATGCACTCTTTCTTGACGTG GTTAGGGTTAGCGAATCATATGGATTGAGATTTCCTCGTGAATTTGCACTTCTCATGAAGCAGCTTTTGTATTTTGACCGGTACACCCGTTTGTTGGCTCCCAGCTTGAACATGCTTCAGGACCAGAGGATCTCCATTGTTTCCAATCGAAGAAGCAAATATGGGGACGGTGTCAACTGA